Proteins found in one Amblyraja radiata isolate CabotCenter1 chromosome 15, sAmbRad1.1.pri, whole genome shotgun sequence genomic segment:
- the LOC116981528 gene encoding zinc finger protein OZF-like, with amino-acid sequence MDPERPPEPVGATPAESKEDPKKVDSEQALSAEPEPEFVDIKGDQEVQNRTKEGERPPSEPQPKAIEEKNVQRGDSNESSKQDPSESLHSSASGYHRPLNVEGEMFVCSVCGKRFKTLVWMEKHRDTHTRGRVFQCSDCGKSFTQLHSLRNHCNIHSHEKPYTCSICDRTFSGSDSLMMHKCNDTGEQPYKCGVCGKGFSYPSKLETHWRSHTGERPFSCSVCGKRFTQTSNLLTHQRIHSGERPFTCSVCGKGFTGSSNLQIHQRTHTGERPFNCSLCGKEFTQASSLLTHQRIHTGERPFTCSMCGKGFTRSSHLLTHQRIHTGERPFTCSLCGKGFTRSSHLVTHRRVHTDDRPFKCSECGKTFKGSEELMKHQRIHTDERPCGCTLCGKRFRQLSHLLTHQRVHTGERPFSCSICGKEFTQSSHLLRHQRLHSGERPFICSTCGKDFTQWADLLTHQCTATNQAQPNTEPMVLLQFQV; translated from the exons ATGGATCCTGAAAGGCCACCAGAACCTGTTGGTGCGACTCCTGCGGAGAGTAAAGAGGATCCAAAGAAAGTGGATTCTGAACAGGCACTGTCAGCAGAACCTGAGCCAGAGTTTGTGGACATCAAAGGAGATCAGGAGGTGCAGAACAGGACAAAGGAAGGTGAAAGACCACCCTCAGAGCCACAACCCAA GGCAATAGAAGAAAAGAATGTCCAGAGAGGAGACTCCAACGAATCATCTAAACAAGATCCGTCAGAGTCGCTTCACTCTTCAGCATCAGGGTATCATCGTCCATTGAACGTGGAAGGAGAAATGTTTGTTTGTTCTGTATGTGGAAAACGATTTAAAACATTAGTGTGGATGGAAAAGCACCGAGATACACACACGAGAGGACGAGTGTTCCAGTGCTCTGACTGTGGAAAGAGTTTTACCCAGTTGCATAGCCTGAGAAATCACTGCAACATTCACAGCCATGAGAAACCATACACCTGCTCTATATGTGACCGGACgttcagtgggtcagatagcttGATGATGCACAAGTGCAATGATACAGGCGAGCAACCCTATAAATGTGGTGTCTGTGGGAAGGGGTTCAGTTATCCATCAAAGCTGGAGACCCACTGGCGCAGTCACACAGGGGAGAGGCCCTTTAGTTGCTCAGTGTGTGGAAAGAGATTCACTCAGACATCCAACCTCCTGACTCACCAGCGCATTCACTCTGGTGAGAGACCTTTCACCTGCTCGGTGTGTGGAAAGGGATTCACTGGTTCGTCCAACCTGCAGATACACCAGCGAACTCACACGGGAGAGAGGCCGTTCAATTGCtccctgtgtgggaaggaatttaCTCAAGCGTCCAGTTTGCTTACCCACCAGCGCattcacaccggggagcggccattCACCTGCTCCATGTGTGGTAAGGGATTCACTCGATCCTCACACCTTCTGACCCACCAGCGCattcacactggggagaggcccttcacctgctctttgtgtgggaagggattcactcgGTCATCGCATCTGGTAACGCACAGGCGGGTTCACACTGATGACCGGCCATTTAAATGCTCTGAGTGTGGAAAGACATTCAAGGGCTCTGAAGAACTTATGAAACACCAACGGATTCACACTGATGAAAGACCTTGTGGTTGTACCCTCTGCGGGAAGAGGTTCAGGCAGCTGTCGCACTTACTTACTCACCAGCGAGTTCACACTGGGGAGAGACCATTCAGCTGTTCCATATGTGGGAAAGAATTTACTCAGTCCTCCCATCTTCTAAGGCACCAGCGACTTCACAGTGGGGAGAGGCCTTTTATCTGCTCCACGTGTGGTAAGGACTTCACGCAGTGGGCTGATTTGCTGACACATCAGTGCACGGCCACCAATCAGGCACAGCCAAACACAGAACCTATGGTCTTACTTCAGTTCCAGGTATAA
- the LOC116981529 gene encoding oocyte zinc finger protein XlCOF7.1-like — MNICIMENPWKCEDCGKGFGYPSQLEIHLHGHTSERLLTRSESGKELTQLSQLGKHQLTNADKRPFKCPACEKSFRSRNNLLKHQHTHAGESLFICSVCGARFTKAAHLLTHQRGHTGEKPFTCSFCGKGFALSFQLLRHTCAQTGEKLFNCFLCEKGFSNLTALQTHRLTHNEESLFICPDCGKSFKSCEILIRHQLLHNNERPLGYFYNENRCSLEDSPTLERTLACSVSGQELVQDPHPERQQCTPIGKGPPMVSVPEKKNAQSPHLLSHQQPHSGETPFTSSSPEKELTQYSHLLESQLSHSGLKAFVCSICAKGFTQRSNLLKHHLVHTEYRPYKCSDCGRSFKSKQEVAKHRRVHTGERPFTCSFCGKSFPWTSQLLTHQRVHTGERPFTCTVCGKGFTQSSNLMKHQRVHTGERPFVCPVCGKGFIQSQHLLKHQRVHKRRERLDAASSVVVEQVET, encoded by the coding sequence ATGAACATCTGCATCATGGAGAATCCGTGGAAATGTGAGGACTGTGGCAAGGGATTTGGTTACCCATCGCAGCTGGAAATTCACTTGCACGGTCACACCTCAGAGAGACTGCTCACGCGCTCTGAGTCTGGAAAGGAGTTAACTCAATTGTCCCAACTCGGCAAACACCAACTTACTAATGCTGATAAAAGGCCTTTCAAATGTCCTGCTTGTGAGAAGAGCTTTAGAAGTAGGAATAATTTGCTGAAGCACCAGCACACTCACGCTGGGGAGAGCCTATTCATCTGCTCTGTCTGTGGGGCCAGATTCACTAAGGCAGCTCACCTTCTGACTCACCAGCGAGGTCATACTGGGGAGAAGCCCTTTACCTGCTCCTTCTGTGGGAAGGGATTTGCTCTATCATTCCAGCTTCTGAGGCACACGTGTGCACAGACTGGGGAGAAGCTGTTCAACTGTTTCCTGTGTGAGAAGGGATTCTCTAACTTAACTGCCCTCCAAACCCACCGGTTAACACATAACGAGGAGAGTCTGTTCATATGCCCTGATTGTGGGAAGAGCTTTAAAAGCTGCGAGATATTGATCAGGCACCAACTCTTGCACAATAATGAGAGACCGCTTGGTTATTTTTAcaatgaaaataggtgcagtctcGAAGACAGCCCCACTCTGGAAAGGACACTCGCCTGCTCTGTGTCTGGGCAAGAACTTGTTCAGGATCCCCACCCTGAGAGGCAACAGTGCACCCCCATTGGGAAGGGACCACCCATGGTCTCCGTGCCTGAGAAAAAAAATGCTCAGTCACCCCATCTTTTGTCGCATCAACAACCTCACAGTGGGGAGACACCATTCACCAGCTCATCGCCGGAGAAGGAATTGACCCAGTATTCTCACCTTTTGGAAAGCCAGCTCAGTCACAGCGGTTTGAAGGCATTTGTCTGCTCCATATGTGCGAAGGGATTCACGCAAAGATCCAACCTGCTGAAACACCATCTGGTTCACACTGAATACAGACCTTACAAGTGTTCTGACTGCGGGAGAAGCTTTAAAAGCAAACAGGAGGTAGCGAAGCACCGGCGTGTTCACACAGGGGAGCGACCTTTTACCTGTTCTTTCTGTGGGAAGAGTTTCCCTTGGACATCCCAACTGCTGACACACCAGCGAGTTCATACAGGGGAGAGGCCTTTCACCTGCACCGTGTGTGGAAAAGGATTCACTCAGTCGTCAAACCTAATGAAACATCAGCGGGTTCACACCGGTGAGAGACCGTTTGTCTGCCCCGTCTGTGGGAAAGGATTCATTCAGTCACAACACCTACTGAAACACCAACGAGTTCATAAGAGAAGGGAAAGGTTGGATGCTGCCAGTAGTGTTGTTGTGGAACAGGTTGAGACCTAA